Proteins encoded within one genomic window of Diorhabda sublineata isolate icDioSubl1.1 chromosome 1, icDioSubl1.1, whole genome shotgun sequence:
- the LOC130447705 gene encoding zinc finger SWIM domain-containing protein 8 homolog gives MVKDPLQIGFHLSASVQQAPRNTHNVAVTFDRRRISSCNCTCTSTAYWCSHVVAVCLTRIHWPHLVTLRAPVSESLSRLQRDQLQKFAQYLISELPQQILPTAQRLLDELLGSQPSAINSVCGAPDPTAGASANDQTSWYLDEKTLHDNIKKILIKFCVPAPIVFSDVNYLSTVAPPAAAEWSSLLRPLRGREPEGMWNLLSIVREMFKRNDRNAIPLLEIITEECLACEQILIWWFNTKVALLSGNSGYGGSGGGKHNNVNSNTHASQHACSSLCDEVVILWRLAALNPGLAPSERDMLHNQFTTWHMKTLEKVSKCRNTTSSSQQHYKNSSTLKMDLEVFTGFKPAIEACYLDWDDYPMPGITYTQDINPMYHCPFTCFRHGADTSRGESQVTQVNSSKAVLNCEHPHVHTTHSHHHHHHHHHHHTHMRAAPRYDFISMNPMEYPPHPQLNERDGNRSSVSSEGFCEVDDDMNILQESRFNDSDSQEGGGSDSSSNSSQECRTPPTAQHSISIDNETNKQVPNVSIPTTSVSWAPQPQLTPISRRDSKDDSTSSSNSDSPQSGDEYNMYFYNSKDIGLINSNAQINPKVEETEDKAGMFSSIRKCEDPWDVLFARAEGLHAHGHSREACILGVKLAEELLMNPPDLMIEIPPVPKKKGKKQQVNPASHQLSCLASATLSKCAFLCSVLAENSEHYHLAFRVGMFGLEMARPPASTKPLEVKLANQETDLVNLLKRIPLGHKELQVLRERAEQLKEGTLRSRGEAMLPIMLASFIFDALVMPNITGKDRSKILNMRLPTDELLGFEAAVAALGLKANVSEADHPLLCEGTRRQRGDLAIALLMLYKDDCWKIARIMDRLLDKEVHQLMKTPLTGLYYSSNPPTKSQYFNLKREDCDKVVAPISPFLPPTEMMSTDMACCSRPHSATSAELEQSMSNLSINPQQGSVQQGAITRTKDGRYKGKRAYPSIPNQPSEAGAHFMFELAKNVLNKAGGTSSTSLFTQASTSQNHHGPHRALHMCAFQLGLYALGLHNCVSPNWLSRTYSSHVSWTIGQAMEIGAAAISFLIDTWEGHLTPPEAASIADRASRGCDVNMVRAAAELALSCLPHAQALNPNEIQRAILQCKEQSDDMLEHACHTVENAAKGGGVYPEVLFQVAKYWYELYVRHTPGGDQLLDNDIPHDPLMDLHGALVALIEPPVQQEVPPAAQPVVVTTAPPYTHAAPPVGMYVSHYNFVPHPHHPPIAYGGPLHPLQAPPPTHVQMYQFPYPPPAPQQAPPTAFTPVPTSYATLPPPQQTAFTSAPSQYAQAPPPTPAAAVFAAPAGPQQAIPVQGSQPPPVQYYGPTVTIAQPVQGLRPATHMYAAPPPGIAAHPQQALARPHRPHQFNQTQLRYLLTSYRVGMLALETLARRVHDDRPQAKYARNPPYGEDVKWLLRISKHLGTQYLHHFCVCVVNSIVSPFVLHDVAIEAAQYLSRNNPSLVMQHLRTALTPLVQKCQQMYIQCMHQKLYHLTAGDYEDFVSIVCTARAAFQITPDGSTQFKEWLQSIRRSKSCKKDLWTQINAALQANNK, from the exons ATGGTTAAAGATCCGTTACAAATTg gttTTCATTTATCTGCTAGTGTTCAACAGGCACCAAGAAACACTCACAATGTCGCTGTAACATTTGACAGGCGCAGGATCTCATCTTGTAACTGCACATGTACATCAACAGCATATTGGTGCTCGCATGTTGTTGCTGTTTGCCTCACTCGAATACACTGg CCTCATCTTGTGACACTTCGTGCTCCTGTATCTGAATCTTTGTCGCGATTACAACGCGATCAACTTCAAAAATTCGCACAATACCTCATAAGTGAACTTCCTCAACAAATTCTACCTACAGCTCAGCGGCTTCTAGATGAGCTCTTAGGCTCTCAACCGTCAGCCATCAATTCAGTTTGTGGAGCTCCTGATCCCACAGCGGGTGCATCTGCGAACGACCAAACATCTTGGTATTTGGATGAAAAAACTTTACAtgataatataaagaaaattctGATTAAATTCTGCGTACCTGCGCCAATTGTTTTTAg CGATGTCAATTATTTGAGTACGGTAGCTCCACCTGCTGCTGCAGAATGGTCGTCCCTTTTGCGTCCATTACGAGGTCGAGAACCTGAGGGAATGTGGAATCTTTTAAGCATCGTCAGAGAAATGTTTAAAAGGAATGACCGAAATGCCATTCCACTTCTTGAAATTATTACCGAAGAGTGTCTTGCATGTGAACAAATCCTCATCTGGTGGTTTAATACAAAA GTGGCACTATTAAGTGGAAATTCTGGATATGGTGGTAGCGGAGGTGGTAAACACAATAATGTCAACAGTAATACGCACGCATCTCAACATGCATGTTCTTCTCTTTGTGATGAGGTTGTTATCCTTTGGAGATTAGCAGCGTTAAATCCAGGATTGGCCCCATCTGAAAGAGACATGCTACATAACCAG TTTACTACTTGGCATATGAAGACTCTTGAAAAAGTGAGTAAATGTCGCAACACTACGTCAAGTTCTCAACAACACTATAAGAATTCCTCCACATTAAAGATGGATTTAGAAGTTTTCACGGGATTCAAACCAGCCATAGAGGCATGTTACCTCGACTGGGACGATTATCCAATGCCTGGAATTACATATACTCAAGATATAAACCCTATGTACCACTGCCCATTTACTTGTTTTCGACATGGAGCAGATACCAGCAGAGGTGAAAGTCAAGTAACACAG GTGAATTCCAGTAAAGCAGTACTTAATTGTGAACACCCTCACGTCCATACAACACATTCCCACCATCATCATCATCACCATCACCATCACCACACACATATGAGAGCAGCTCCAAGGTATGACTTTATAAGTATGAATCCCATGGAATATCCACCACATCCACAACTCAACGAGAGGGATGGGAACAGATCGAGCGTCAGTAGCGAGGGCTTTTGTGAA gttgATGATGACATGAATATTCTTCAAGAAAGCCGTTTCAACGATTCCGATTCACAAGAAGGTGGCGGTAGCGATTCATCAAGTAACAGTAGTCAAGAATGTCGAACGCCTCCAACAGCACAACATTCAATATCCATTGATAACGAAACAAACAAACAAGTACCAAATGTTTCTATACCTACTACTTCTGTCTCTTGGGCGCCACAACCCCAACTAACACCAATATCCAGGAGGGACTCTAAAGATGATTCAACATCCAGCTCTAATTCAGATTCTCCTCAATCTGGCGATGAATATAATATGTACTTTTATAATAG CAAGGATATTGGATTAATAAATTCCAATGCCCAGATAAATCCAAAAGTGgaagaaactgaagataaagCTGGAATGTTCTCTAGCATAAGAAAGTGTGAAGATCCTTGGGATGTTTTATTTGCTAGAGCTGAGGGATTGCACGCCCACGGGCACAGCAGAGAAGCTTGTATTTTGGGCGTGAAACTTGCGGAGGAGTTGCTCATGAATCCGCCCGACTTAATGATTGAAATTCCTCCTGTACCTAAGAAAAAAG GAAAGAAACAACAAGTGAATCCTGCAAGCCATCAATTGAGCTGTTTAGCATCTGCAACACTATCAAAATGTGCCTTTTTATGTTCAGTTTTAGCAGAAAACAGTGAACACTACCACCTAGCTTTTCGCGTTGGTATGTTTGGCTTGGAAATGGCTCGACCTCCTGCCAGTACCAAACCTTTGGAAGTCAAATTGGCAAACCAAGAAACTGACTTG gTGAATCTTTTGAAAAGAATACCCTTAGGGCACAAAGAGCTCCAAGTTCTCAGGGAAAGAGCGGAACAACTTAAAGAAGGTACTTTACGTTCAAGAGGAGAAGCAATGCTACCAATAATGTTGGCCAGTTTTATCTTTGATGCTCTTGTTATGCCTAATATTACTGGTAAAGATCGATCAAAGATTCTTAATATGAGACTACCTACAGATGAACTTTTGG GTTTTGAAGCAGCGGTTGCAGCTCTAGGTTTAAAAGCTAACGTTTCTGAAGCTGATCATCCGCTCCTTTGCGAAGGCACTCGTCGTCAACGAGGTGACTTGGCTATCGCCCTTTTAATGCTATACAAAGATGACTGTTGGAAAATAGCAAGGATAATGGATAGATTATTAGATAAAGAAGTACATCAATTGATGAAAACGCCACTCACTGGCTTATACTATTCTAGCAATCCACCAACCAAGAGTCAGTACTTTAATTTGAAACGAGAAGACTGTGATAAAGTAGTCGCTCCCATCAGTCCGTTTTTGCCTCCCACAGAGATGATGTCGACCGATATGG CTTGTTGTAGTAGACCGCATAGTGCAACCAGCGCGGAGCTTGAACAGAGCATGTCTAATCTTTCGATAAATCCCCAACAAGGATCGGTCCAACAAGGCGCCATAACTAGGACTAAAGATGGACGTTACAAAGGAAAACGAGCATATCCTTCCATTCCTAATCAACCGTCCGAAGCCGGTGCTCATTTTATGTTTGAATTGGCCAAAAACGTTCTTAATAAAGCGGGTGGAACAAGTAGTACATCTCTTTTCACCCAGGCATCTACAAGTCAGAATCATCATGGACCCCACAGAGCATTGCACATGTGCGCTTTTCAACTAGGATTGTATGCTTTGGGATTGCATAATTGTGTTAGTCCGAATTGGTTGAGCAGGACTTATTCCTCGCATGTATCGTGGACAATAg gtCAAGCGATGGAAATAGGTGCAGCAGCAATATCTTTCTTAATAGACACTTGGGAAGGACATTTAACTCCTCCTGAAGCTGCGAGTATCGCCGATAGAGCCTCTCGTGGTTGTGACGTCAATATGGTGCGAGCGGCAGCAGAATTGGCACTGTCCTGCCTACCGCATGCTCAAGCCCTTAATCCTAATGAGATACAACGGGCAATATTACAATGTAAAGAACAAAGTGACGATATGCTAGAACACGCATGTCACACTGTAGAAAATGCTGCAAAAGGCGGCGGAGTTTATCCCGAAGTTCTTTTCCAG GTTGCTAAATACTGGTACGAGCTATATGTCAGGCATACACCTGGAGGTGACCAATTACTGGATAACGATATACCTCACGATCCTTTGATGGATTTACATGGAGCTCTGGTGGCCTTAATAGAGCCCCCAGTTCAACAGGAAGTTCCCCCAGCAGCTCAGCCTGTAGTTGTGACTACTGCTCCTCCATATACA cATGCGGCTCCACCGGTCGGAATGTATGTGAGCCATTATAATTTCGTACCTCATCCACATCATCCTCCAATCGCATACGGGGGCCCTCTACACCCCCTGCAGGCACCACCTCCGACGCATGTTCAAATGTATCAGTTTCCTTACCCACCACCTGCTCCTCAACAGGCTCCTCCAACAGCTTTCACACCTGTACCAACATCATATGCAACTTTGCCACCACCACAACAG aCTGCTTTCACGAGTGCGCCGTCACAATACGCACAAGCACCGCCGCCTACTCCTGCAGCAGCTGTGTTCGCAGCACCAGCAGGTCCACAACAAGCAATTCCAGTTCAAGGATCTCAACCACCTCCCGTTCAGTATTATGGTCCTACAGTTACCATAGCTCAGCCTGTTCAAGGATTAAGACCTGCTACACATATGTATGCAGCTCCACCGCCAG GTATTGCAGCCCATCCACAACAAGCTTTAGCAAGACCGCATAGACCTCACCAATTCAATCAAACTCAGCTCAGGTATTTATTAACGTCATATAGAGTCGGAATGTTGGCATTAGAAACACTTGCTAGAAGAGTACATGACGATAGACCGCAAGCAAAATATGCCAGAAACCCACCTTACGGTGAAGATGTCAAATGGTTGTTGAGAATTTCCAAACATTTAG gAACCCAATATCTACACCATTTCTGCGTTTGTGTAGTTAACTCGATAGTAAGTCCTTTTGTTTTGCATGATGTAGCAATCGAAGCTGCACAATATTTATCGCGGAATAATCCCAGTCTCGTGATGCAACATTTACGCACTGCACTCACTCCTCTCGTCCAGAAGTGTCAACAAATGTACATACAATGTATGCACCAAAAGTTATATCATTTAACAGCAGGGGATTACGAAGATTTCGTAAGTATAGTTTGCACAGCGAGGGCTGCATTCCAGATCACTCCGGACGGATCGACGCAATTCAAAGAATGGTTGCAATCTATTCGAag